One Sphingomonas sp. SUN039 genomic window carries:
- the bchO gene encoding alpha/beta fold hydrolase BchO, with protein MSLPPADWPNATDSRSVRVGGIDWHAQIAGDGPVLLLLHGTGAATHSWRDMLHPLAQHFRVIAPDLPGHGFTKGRPPNGLTMPGVARALAGLLGELDAEPALVVGHSAGAAIAIRMALDGLVRPAGIVGIAPALLPFPGIAQHLFPTMAKLLFVNPFAPHIFASVARGPGAVERFLARSTASKIDAAGNAAYAKLFATSAHCAGAIGMMADWDLVPLKRDLPKLAVPMLVLHGEKDAAIPVSGALDSVALIPDCALEVLPGLGHLAHEEAPHLAVDRILHFARTQAILATEGAVA; from the coding sequence ATGAGCCTGCCCCCCGCCGACTGGCCGAACGCGACCGACAGCCGGTCGGTGCGGGTCGGCGGGATCGACTGGCATGCGCAGATCGCAGGCGATGGACCGGTATTGCTGCTGCTCCATGGCACCGGTGCAGCGACGCATAGCTGGCGTGATATGCTGCACCCGCTGGCGCAGCATTTTCGTGTCATCGCGCCGGATTTGCCGGGGCATGGCTTCACCAAAGGACGCCCGCCGAACGGATTGACGATGCCGGGTGTGGCACGCGCACTTGCCGGATTGCTCGGCGAGCTCGATGCCGAACCGGCGCTGGTAGTCGGCCATTCGGCGGGTGCGGCAATCGCGATCCGCATGGCGCTCGACGGGTTGGTGCGGCCCGCTGGGATCGTGGGAATCGCGCCCGCACTGCTACCGTTTCCCGGCATCGCCCAGCATCTGTTTCCGACGATGGCCAAGCTGTTGTTCGTCAATCCGTTTGCGCCGCACATCTTTGCGTCGGTCGCGCGCGGGCCCGGCGCCGTCGAACGGTTCCTGGCGCGCAGCACCGCGTCGAAGATCGATGCGGCCGGGAATGCGGCTTACGCCAAATTGTTCGCAACTTCGGCGCATTGCGCGGGGGCGATCGGGATGATGGCCGATTGGGATCTGGTGCCGCTCAAGCGCGATTTGCCCAAACTCGCGGTGCCCATGCTGGTGCTGCACGGCGAAAAGGACGCCGCCATTCCGGTGTCGGGTGCGCTCGACTCGGTCGCGCTGATCCCCGATTGCGCGCTCGAAGTGCTGCCCGGCCTCGGCCACCTCGCGCATGAGGAAGCACCGCACCTGGCGGTCGATCGCATCCTGCATTTTGCGCGCACGCAAGCTATACTGGCGACCGAGGGAGCAGTGGCATGA